Proteins from one Nitrobacteraceae bacterium AZCC 2146 genomic window:
- a CDS encoding 4-hydroxy-tetrahydrodipicolinate synthase (product_source=KO:K01714; cath_funfam=3.20.20.70; cog=COG0329; ko=KO:K01714; pfam=PF00701; smart=SM01130; superfamily=51569; tigrfam=TIGR00674), with translation MPAASGPPSGLWLPLVTPFRDGAIDAASLRRLIAHYADQPIDGLILGATTGEGLTLGDDELEQLVMVTAMELQHGGVTRPLYLGLTGSDTSRLVATLVRTANWPVDGYLIASPHYSRPSQRGLLQHFGALADATARPIMLYNIPYRTGVNLDTATILQLAERSNIVGIKDCAADTLQSVELLRRRPRGFAVLTGEDALFYGALIRGSDGGILASAHVCTRDFAALRHSILSGDPLHASAQWRALSDIAKLLFAEPSPAPLKYWLWRSGLIDSPEVRLPMTSIDDALATAIDRRILRSKVEA, from the coding sequence ATGCCTGCCGCTTCCGGACCGCCCAGCGGTCTGTGGTTGCCCCTCGTCACGCCGTTTCGCGACGGCGCCATCGACGCCGCATCGTTGCGGCGATTGATCGCTCATTATGCCGACCAGCCGATCGACGGACTCATTCTCGGCGCCACAACCGGCGAGGGGTTGACGCTCGGCGACGACGAACTCGAGCAACTCGTGATGGTCACGGCAATGGAGCTGCAGCATGGCGGCGTGACGCGTCCGCTCTACCTCGGCCTGACCGGCAGCGACACAAGTCGGCTGGTCGCCACGCTGGTGCGGACCGCGAACTGGCCGGTCGATGGTTACCTGATCGCCAGCCCGCATTATTCACGGCCGTCGCAGCGTGGCCTGCTGCAGCATTTCGGGGCACTGGCCGACGCCACCGCGCGGCCGATCATGCTCTACAACATTCCGTACCGCACCGGGGTCAATCTCGACACCGCGACGATCCTGCAGTTGGCCGAACGCAGCAATATCGTCGGGATCAAGGATTGTGCGGCGGACACGCTGCAGTCGGTCGAGCTGCTGCGCCGGCGGCCGCGTGGTTTCGCCGTGCTGACCGGCGAGGACGCCTTGTTCTACGGCGCGTTGATCCGCGGCAGCGACGGCGGCATTCTGGCGTCGGCGCATGTCTGCACTCGCGACTTTGCAGCGCTGCGGCACAGCATCCTGTCGGGCGATCCGTTACATGCATCGGCGCAGTGGCGGGCCTTGTCGGACATTGCAAAACTGCTGTTCGCCGAGCCGTCTCCCGCGCCGCTGAAGTATTGGCTGTGGCGCAGTGGCCTGATCGACAGTCCGGAAGTGCGGTTGCCGATGACGTCCATCGACGACGCCCTGGCGACTGCGATCGATCGGCGGATCTTGCGTTCCAAAGTGGAGGCGTAG